One window of the Peptacetobacter hiranonis genome contains the following:
- a CDS encoding TlyA family RNA methyltransferase produces the protein MKKRIDVLLVEQGYFESRERAKKAIMAGLVFVDNQRCDKAGTEVKEDANIEVKGNPIPYVSRGGLKLEKAMKNFDLTLEGKICMDIGASTGGFTDCMLQNGAIKVFSIDVGYGQLAWKLRSDERVVCMERTNIRNVTTEDLKEFPDFASIDVSFISLKLVLPVAKKLLRDGGEIVALIKPQFEAGREKVGKKGVVRETSTHIEVIEMISDFAVENGFAIKNLDFSPIKGPEGNIEYLIHLCTSNEGFTYDREKHFENIRTVVEKSHQLSK, from the coding sequence ATGAAGAAGAGAATAGATGTACTTCTAGTTGAGCAGGGTTACTTTGAAAGTAGAGAGAGAGCTAAAAAGGCTATAATGGCTGGATTAGTTTTTGTAGATAATCAGAGATGTGACAAGGCTGGAACAGAAGTGAAAGAAGATGCAAATATAGAAGTTAAGGGAAATCCTATACCTTATGTAAGTAGAGGTGGTCTTAAACTAGAAAAGGCTATGAAAAACTTTGATCTTACATTAGAGGGAAAAATATGTATGGATATCGGAGCTTCTACAGGAGGATTTACAGATTGTATGCTTCAGAATGGAGCTATAAAAGTATTCTCTATAGATGTCGGATATGGGCAGTTAGCATGGAAGCTTAGAAGTGATGAGAGAGTAGTGTGCATGGAGAGAACTAATATAAGAAATGTAACTACTGAGGACTTAAAAGAGTTCCCTGATTTTGCTTCTATAGACGTATCATTTATATCATTAAAATTAGTACTTCCTGTAGCTAAAAAGCTACTAAGAGATGGTGGAGAAATAGTTGCGCTTATAAAACCGCAGTTTGAAGCAGGAAGAGAAAAAGTAGGTAAAAAAGGTGTCGTAAGAGAAACATCTACTCATATAGAAGTTATAGAAATGATATCTGACTTTGCTGTAGAAAATGGATTTGCTATTAAAAATCTAGATTTCTCACCTATAAAAGGACCAGAAGGAAATATAGAATATTTAATACACCTATGTACTTCTAATGAAGGATTTACTTACGATAGAGAAAAACACTTTGAAAATATAAGAACAGTGGTTGAAAAATCACATCAGCTTAGCAAATAA
- the recN gene encoding DNA repair protein RecN — MILEIYMKNCALVEELRLTIDKNLNILTGETGSGKSIIIDALGLCLGNKYDKSFLRKGTDKGFVETVFYSENENLKRIMSENDIDMEDGVVTITRVIYSDGKSTARVNGRTIKLSLLKEIVSYLIDVHGQHQNQLLFDPSRHLKFIDAFAGEKIMDAKMEYKELYAEYSKVKSELLRLNDNKDEMEIQREIDLLKFQIDEIESANLNPDEYEELIQKRDVFRNSEKIFNNLNVSYEAIHNSEINAIDIVGRVVSELSSISSFDKKIGDIYNEVERIMYELQDLSGEIRDYKDSINFEPYELEQIEIRLNDINNLRRKYGDTIEDIFKFHEKISKRLYDILNRDEEKERLKEKLESIEVELYKKSEVLSKIRKEQAEKMSELLIQELDSMDMKNVRFCTEFSDRDFTAEGRDFAEFMISFNVGEDLRPISKVASGGEISRFMLAFKTILADTDEIETLVFDEIDTGISGIAAQNVGEKLSDIATKKQIICITHLPQIAANADTHYCIEKKTDGERTFTVVEKLDGDGRKREISRLISGKQITEKTIEHAKEILSLAEEYKCR; from the coding sequence TTGATTCTCGAAATATATATGAAAAATTGTGCTCTTGTAGAGGAGTTAAGGCTCACTATAGACAAAAACTTAAATATTTTAACAGGAGAAACAGGGTCTGGAAAATCTATAATAATAGATGCACTGGGTTTATGTCTTGGAAATAAATATGATAAATCATTTTTAAGAAAGGGAACTGATAAAGGGTTTGTAGAAACAGTTTTCTATTCGGAAAATGAAAATCTAAAAAGAATAATGTCTGAAAATGATATTGATATGGAAGATGGAGTAGTTACAATAACAAGGGTAATATATTCCGATGGGAAAAGTACTGCAAGAGTTAATGGTAGAACAATAAAATTATCTCTTCTTAAGGAGATAGTATCCTACTTGATAGATGTTCATGGGCAGCACCAAAACCAGTTATTATTTGATCCTAGTAGACATTTGAAATTCATAGATGCATTTGCTGGAGAGAAAATAATGGACGCAAAAATGGAGTATAAAGAGCTTTATGCTGAGTATTCCAAAGTTAAGTCGGAACTATTGAGATTGAACGATAACAAGGATGAAATGGAAATTCAAAGGGAAATAGATTTATTAAAATTCCAAATAGATGAGATAGAATCTGCAAATTTAAATCCTGATGAATATGAAGAGCTTATACAGAAGAGAGATGTATTTAGAAATAGCGAAAAAATATTCAATAATCTAAATGTATCTTATGAAGCAATTCACAACAGCGAGATAAATGCTATTGATATAGTAGGTAGAGTTGTAAGTGAGTTATCTTCTATATCGTCTTTTGATAAGAAAATAGGGGATATTTACAATGAAGTAGAGAGAATAATGTATGAGCTTCAGGATTTATCTGGAGAAATAAGAGATTATAAAGACAGCATTAATTTTGAGCCATATGAACTTGAGCAGATAGAAATAAGATTAAATGATATTAATAATCTTAGAAGAAAATATGGAGATACGATAGAGGATATCTTCAAATTCCATGAAAAAATTTCGAAAAGATTATATGATATTTTAAATAGGGATGAAGAAAAAGAAAGATTAAAGGAAAAGCTAGAATCTATAGAGGTAGAATTATATAAAAAATCAGAAGTATTAAGTAAAATTAGAAAAGAACAAGCTGAAAAGATGTCTGAACTTCTAATTCAAGAGCTAGATAGTATGGATATGAAGAATGTAAGATTCTGTACAGAGTTTAGTGATAGAGATTTTACAGCAGAAGGAAGAGATTTTGCAGAGTTTATGATTTCTTTCAATGTTGGAGAGGATTTAAGACCTATTTCCAAAGTTGCTTCAGGTGGGGAGATATCGAGATTTATGCTTGCATTTAAAACTATTTTAGCTGATACAGATGAGATAGAAACATTGGTATTTGATGAAATAGATACAGGTATAAGTGGTATTGCCGCACAAAATGTCGGTGAAAAGCTATCAGACATAGCTACTAAAAAACAGATTATATGTATAACGCATCTTCCACAGATTGCTGCAAATGCAGATACACACTATTGCATAGAAAAGAAAACAGACGGTGAAAGAACATTTACAGTTGTTGAAAAGCTAGACGGCGATGGAAGAAAAAGAGAAATCTCAAGACTTATATCTGGAAAACAGATAACAGAAAAAACAATAGAGCATGCAAAGGAAATACTTTCTCTTGCTGAGGAATACAAATGTAGATAA
- a CDS encoding sporulation initiation factor Spo0A C-terminal domain-containing protein encodes MRCIDKPLYNTICGYIEKDQYETLDIDDIRCISSIEIDTSEFINYLGIRSKLKGYRYIKESIYIELLRDTKYDIKEDSTTIATIANKNNTEKTNIERSIRYAIQDLKKNRDYEELNQILGRDIFSKNDIPTNMEFVFCAAEKIRNSKTRISPYMSKIH; translated from the coding sequence ATGAGGTGTATTGATAAACCTTTATATAATACTATATGCGGGTATATAGAAAAGGATCAATATGAAACGTTGGATATTGATGATATACGTTGCATAAGTTCAATAGAAATTGATACAAGTGAATTTATAAATTATTTGGGTATTCGCTCAAAACTAAAAGGGTATAGGTATATAAAGGAATCTATATATATTGAGCTTTTAAGAGATACAAAGTATGATATAAAAGAAGATAGCACTACTATTGCAACTATAGCAAATAAAAATAATACTGAAAAGACAAATATAGAGAGAAGTATTAGATATGCTATACAAGATTTAAAAAAGAATAGGGATTATGAGGAACTTAATCAAATTTTAGGGCGTGATATTTTTTCAAAAAATGATATTCCAACAAATATGGAATTTGTATTTTGTGCAGCTGAAAAGATAAGAAATTCTAAAACAAGAATAAGTCCTTATATGAGTAAAATACATTAA
- the steA gene encoding putative cytokinetic ring protein SteA, giving the protein MIVKAPIRVDRKTKKLAKRIQPGEIAVINHVDIDEVAANSLVEAKVKLVINAAESISGRYPNKGPGILTENNILIIDRVGEELFNNVSEGETLLIEDGKIFRGDELIGEGDVLTREKVAVQIKLAYDNLGEELDRFIDNTIEYAKKEKGFILGEVEIPKVKTIYQGKQVLIVVRGQDYKEDLATMISYIEEVKPILVGVDGGADALMEFGYKPDVVVGDMDSVSDESLKAAGEIVVHAYTDGRAPGLKRVQDLGLDAVVFPAPGTSEDIAMLIAYEYNAELIVALGTHSNIIDFLEKGRKGMASTFLVRMKIGAKLIDAKGVNLLYRSKLKIKYIWALIATALFPVLILASLSPRMQQFIQLMQLKLRIMLNM; this is encoded by the coding sequence ATGATAGTCAAGGCACCGATAAGGGTAGACCGCAAAACAAAGAAGCTTGCTAAAAGAATTCAACCTGGTGAGATAGCAGTCATCAACCATGTTGATATAGATGAGGTTGCAGCAAATTCTTTAGTTGAAGCTAAGGTCAAATTAGTTATAAATGCTGCTGAGTCTATAAGTGGTAGATATCCTAATAAGGGACCTGGGATTTTAACAGAAAACAACATACTTATAATAGATAGAGTAGGAGAAGAACTTTTTAATAATGTATCTGAAGGTGAAACATTGCTGATAGAAGATGGTAAAATATTTAGAGGCGATGAACTTATAGGGGAAGGCGATGTTCTTACTAGAGAAAAGGTAGCTGTTCAGATAAAGTTAGCGTATGATAACTTAGGTGAAGAACTAGATAGATTTATAGACAATACTATAGAATATGCTAAAAAAGAAAAAGGTTTTATACTTGGTGAAGTTGAAATACCTAAGGTTAAAACAATATATCAGGGAAAACAGGTACTTATAGTTGTAAGAGGACAGGACTATAAAGAAGATTTAGCTACAATGATTTCTTATATTGAAGAGGTTAAACCAATACTAGTAGGTGTTGATGGTGGAGCAGATGCACTTATGGAATTTGGATATAAACCAGATGTTGTTGTAGGGGATATGGATAGTGTAAGCGATGAGTCATTAAAGGCAGCTGGAGAAATCGTTGTACATGCATACACAGATGGTAGAGCACCTGGACTAAAAAGAGTACAGGATTTAGGGCTTGATGCTGTAGTATTCCCAGCACCAGGAACAAGTGAAGACATAGCTATGCTTATAGCATATGAATACAATGCTGAGCTTATAGTTGCACTTGGAACTCATTCTAATATAATAGACTTCCTTGAAAAAGGTAGAAAAGGTATGGCGAGTACATTCCTAGTTAGAATGAAGATAGGTGCAAAGCTTATAGATGCAAAAGGTGTAAACCTTTTATACAGAAGTAAATTAAAAATAAAATATATTTGGGCATTAATAGCGACTGCATTATTCCCAGTATTAATACTGGCATCATTATCTCCAAGAATGCAGCAGTTTATACAGCTTATGCAGCTAAAATTAAGAATAATGCTTAATATGTAG
- a CDS encoding copper transporter: protein MHINMKYYIVSIGAIFLALGIGILVGFNLNNNEEMNKQQAAIIEQLDEEFSSIKEENDTISADLKNTDKKYNALVAYVNENADALMTGSLSGKKVAVVSTYGRTENVDKLKEIINQYDGSVAFELIFNKEITDKELIKEAAEKTGEKFKSTEDVVNYVFDIVKRGNAESLAPLEELKMIDLNSESEDIANFSSVVISALSESSDPAKQFNELDKFVVSKLKSENKYVVEAQSKGAKTSYVEQYAKNKAATVDNIDEKTGVLSLVALIQDENLVGNFGRLDTASSLIPMEK from the coding sequence ATGCATATAAATATGAAATACTATATTGTTTCAATTGGTGCAATATTCCTAGCCTTAGGAATAGGGATACTTGTTGGATTCAATTTAAACAATAACGAAGAAATGAATAAACAGCAGGCAGCGATAATAGAGCAGCTTGACGAAGAATTCAGCAGTATAAAAGAGGAAAATGATACAATATCAGCAGATTTAAAAAATACTGATAAAAAATACAATGCTTTAGTGGCTTATGTAAATGAAAATGCAGATGCTCTAATGACTGGCTCTTTATCAGGGAAAAAAGTAGCTGTTGTATCTACTTATGGTAGAACAGAAAATGTAGACAAATTAAAAGAAATAATAAATCAGTATGATGGCTCAGTAGCCTTTGAATTAATATTTAATAAAGAAATAACTGATAAAGAATTAATCAAAGAAGCAGCTGAAAAAACTGGAGAAAAATTTAAATCAACTGAAGATGTAGTGAATTATGTATTCGACATAGTAAAAAGAGGTAACGCTGAATCTTTAGCTCCACTAGAAGAATTAAAAATGATAGACTTAAACTCTGAAAGTGAAGATATTGCAAACTTCTCATCTGTTGTAATATCAGCATTATCAGAATCATCAGATCCAGCAAAACAGTTCAATGAACTTGACAAATTTGTAGTATCAAAATTAAAATCTGAAAACAAATATGTAGTTGAAGCACAGTCAAAAGGAGCTAAAACTTCATATGTTGAGCAGTATGCTAAAAATAAAGCAGCAACTGTAGATAATATAGATGAAAAAACAGGAGTACTTTCTTTAGTAGCTCTAATACAGGATGAAAATCTTGTAGGTAATTTCGGAAGATTAGATACAGCATCTTCTCTAATCCCAATGGAAAAATAA
- a CDS encoding glycosyltransferase family 2 protein: protein MEHYTSIIMPAFNEGSRIKATLEGIVGIDEINEIIVVDDGSSDNTESEAKSVDSKKVKVFRLDKNRGKGYALNFGLKEALKNADIIGFLDADLGSCSSEVIKIIKPVFDDEADVTIAQFPGAKKKGGLGLVKGLAKESVYEMTGVELNASISGQRIFKKEVIERFDTIPYGYGVEVGMSIDILKWGYRIKEVPVEMTHNETGRDLKGFIHRGKQYYHIKKVVKQKKKEWGAK from the coding sequence ATGGAACATTATACAAGTATAATAATGCCAGCTTTTAACGAGGGTAGCAGAATAAAGGCTACCCTTGAAGGAATAGTTGGTATAGATGAAATAAATGAAATAATAGTTGTCGATGACGGATCTTCAGACAATACTGAGTCAGAAGCAAAGAGTGTAGACAGCAAAAAGGTAAAAGTATTTAGACTTGATAAAAATAGAGGTAAAGGATATGCCCTTAACTTTGGTCTAAAAGAAGCTCTAAAAAATGCCGATATAATAGGATTTTTAGATGCAGATTTAGGGTCTTGTTCTTCAGAAGTAATAAAAATAATAAAACCAGTATTTGATGACGAGGCAGATGTAACAATAGCACAGTTCCCTGGAGCTAAGAAAAAGGGTGGTTTAGGACTTGTAAAAGGACTAGCTAAAGAATCTGTATATGAAATGACAGGTGTTGAATTAAATGCCAGTATATCAGGTCAGAGAATATTCAAAAAAGAAGTAATAGAAAGATTTGATACAATACCTTATGGATACGGTGTCGAAGTTGGTATGTCTATAGACATATTAAAATGGGGATACAGAATTAAAGAAGTTCCAGTGGAAATGACTCACAATGAAACTGGAAGAGATTTAAAAGGATTTATCCACAGAGGTAAACAGTATTACCATATTAAAAAAGTTGTAAAACAGAAGAAAAAGGAATGGGGTGCTAAGTAA
- a CDS encoding MraY family glycosyltransferase — translation MADIYIMLILALVGFVGTLLIIPMFKKMLIEGEIVRPNYKQDMIPVSMGIVFVPMLVISAMVLAYIDRDPEHMKYLFMFLFAALSMSFAGIMDDIIGNRNVSGLKGHFKSLFKGTLTTGGFKALYGGFVGLLISVVLTRSIPEIVLNTLIIALSTNLMNLMDLRPGRAIKVYLVIMIVMIGTLTGFTRILPFLIVPAVLAYFNQDLKAKCMMGDAGSNVLGISIGIFMAFGYSINVKIGWLVFLVLIHILTEKYSLTKIIEKNKVLNFLDRLGR, via the coding sequence ATGGCAGATATATACATTATGCTTATACTTGCATTAGTAGGATTTGTAGGTACTCTTCTTATAATTCCTATGTTCAAAAAAATGTTAATAGAAGGCGAAATAGTTAGACCTAACTACAAACAGGATATGATACCTGTAAGTATGGGGATAGTATTCGTTCCAATGCTTGTTATATCAGCTATGGTGCTTGCGTATATAGATAGAGATCCAGAACATATGAAATACTTATTTATGTTCTTATTTGCAGCTTTATCTATGTCATTTGCAGGGATAATGGACGATATAATAGGAAATAGAAATGTAAGTGGTTTAAAAGGACATTTCAAAAGTCTTTTTAAAGGAACTCTTACAACAGGTGGATTTAAGGCGCTTTACGGTGGATTTGTTGGATTATTAATATCAGTAGTACTAACAAGAAGCATACCTGAAATAGTTTTAAATACACTTATAATAGCACTTTCTACAAATCTTATGAACTTAATGGATTTAAGACCAGGTAGAGCTATAAAAGTTTATTTAGTTATAATGATTGTTATGATAGGTACACTTACTGGATTTACTAGAATATTACCATTCTTAATAGTTCCAGCAGTGCTTGCTTACTTTAATCAGGATTTAAAGGCAAAATGTATGATGGGAGATGCAGGTTCAAATGTTCTTGGAATATCAATAGGGATATTTATGGCATTTGGATATTCTATAAATGTTAAAATAGGATGGCTAGTATTTTTAGTTCTTATTCACATTTTAACTGAAAAATATTCCCTAACTAAGATAATAGAAAAAAATAAAGTCCTTAATTTCTTGGACAGATTAGGAAGGTAG
- a CDS encoding DUF3866 family protein, which yields MLSRKIGEVVEIKKQNGQLDDIRVEINGEIFRAYNYPKMTGEVKVGDKVLLNTTAVELSLGTGGYHYVISNLDNMEADLEGQGHIMKLRYTPMQVRVDSVEDHESKYHDVFEEFETLNGMPVVVGTLHSMLTPFAATYKRLNPNKKLVYIMTDGAALPIYFSMNAATLKDKGLIDSTITFGNAFGGDYECINIYTALITAKEIVKADAVFISMGPGIAGTGTKYGFTGIEQGPILDAISKLGGRPIAIPRISFADMRDRHNGISHHSITIFGEIVNVEVEIPITIYSEEKDSVIKNQIKENNLDKKHKIEYIENNRTKDDIDSYGLKVKSMGRNYEQDSEFFDSASSAAIYITENK from the coding sequence ATGTTGAGTAGAAAAATCGGCGAAGTAGTTGAAATAAAGAAACAAAATGGACAGCTTGACGATATAAGAGTTGAAATAAATGGAGAAATATTTAGAGCATACAACTATCCTAAAATGACTGGAGAAGTAAAAGTTGGAGATAAGGTACTTCTAAATACTACAGCTGTAGAGCTTTCTCTTGGAACAGGTGGATACCACTATGTAATATCTAATTTAGATAATATGGAGGCTGATTTAGAAGGTCAGGGACATATAATGAAGCTTAGATATACTCCTATGCAGGTTAGGGTTGATTCTGTTGAGGATCATGAAAGCAAATACCACGATGTATTTGAAGAATTTGAAACACTTAATGGAATGCCAGTTGTAGTTGGAACTCTTCACAGTATGTTAACTCCATTTGCAGCGACTTATAAAAGATTAAATCCAAACAAAAAACTAGTATACATAATGACAGATGGTGCTGCACTTCCTATATATTTCAGTATGAATGCAGCTACACTAAAGGATAAAGGATTAATAGACTCTACAATAACATTTGGAAATGCTTTTGGTGGAGACTATGAATGTATAAATATATACACTGCTTTAATAACAGCTAAAGAAATAGTAAAGGCAGATGCTGTATTTATAAGTATGGGACCTGGAATTGCGGGGACTGGTACAAAATACGGGTTCACAGGTATAGAACAGGGACCTATATTAGATGCAATATCAAAACTAGGTGGTAGACCTATTGCGATACCTAGAATAAGCTTTGCTGATATGAGAGATAGACATAACGGTATATCTCATCACAGTATAACTATATTTGGCGAAATAGTTAATGTAGAAGTTGAGATACCAATAACTATTTACAGTGAAGAAAAAGACAGTGTAATAAAAAATCAAATTAAAGAAAATAATTTGGATAAAAAACATAAAATAGAATATATAGAAAATAATAGAACTAAAGACGATATAGATAGCTACGGATTAAAGGTTAAGAGTATGGGAAGAAACTATGAACAGGATAGTGAGTTCTTTGACTCAGCATCGTCTGCAGCGATTTATATAACAGAAAATAAATAA
- a CDS encoding tyrosine-type recombinase/integrase, with product MDNLIKEYIEYIENKRKLSLNTVSSYRADLKKYKDYLEENNIDIKDVVETDILNYLVELEKNNTSVSTIARTTSSIKSFHDYLFFSKICAIDPAKNIKKPKIKKETVEILTEEEIEALLNFENLDSNKLKRDKAIFEVLYGTGMKVSELIDLNVEDVDFEMGSITCSSSKNKRVIPLIDVTKKYLELYVNEARENVVADGENALFVSALGHRFTRQGLWKIIKKYSKKANIDKNINPTMLRHSFAIHMINKGANIASVNKILGNTNLSSIQSYLSCIDQNMRKEMNLRHPRK from the coding sequence ATGGACAATTTAATAAAAGAATATATCGAGTATATAGAAAATAAAAGAAAATTATCTTTAAATACTGTTTCATCTTATAGGGCTGATTTAAAAAAATACAAGGATTATTTAGAAGAGAATAATATAGATATTAAAGATGTTGTAGAAACAGATATATTAAACTACCTAGTTGAGCTAGAAAAGAACAATACATCTGTTTCTACTATAGCTAGAACAACATCATCTATAAAATCATTCCATGATTATTTATTCTTTAGCAAGATTTGCGCTATAGATCCTGCTAAAAATATTAAAAAGCCTAAGATAAAGAAAGAAACAGTAGAGATTTTAACAGAGGAAGAGATAGAAGCTCTTTTAAACTTTGAAAATTTAGATTCAAATAAATTAAAAAGAGATAAGGCTATATTTGAGGTGTTATACGGTACGGGGATGAAGGTATCTGAGCTGATAGACCTTAATGTAGAAGATGTAGATTTTGAAATGGGAAGTATAACATGTTCTTCAAGTAAGAATAAAAGGGTTATACCTCTTATAGATGTAACTAAAAAATATTTGGAGCTTTATGTAAATGAAGCTAGGGAAAATGTTGTTGCCGATGGAGAAAATGCTTTATTTGTAAGTGCGCTTGGACATAGATTTACAAGACAGGGATTATGGAAAATAATTAAAAAATATTCTAAGAAAGCTAATATAGATAAAAATATAAATCCAACAATGTTAAGACATTCATTTGCAATACATATGATAAATAAGGGTGCTAATATAGCATCTGTAAATAAAATTCTAGGAAATACAAATTTATCTAGCATACAGTCGTATTTAAGCTGTATAGACCAGAATATGAGGAAAGAAATGAATCTAAGACACCCTAGAAAATAA
- the mltG gene encoding endolytic transglycosylase MltG: protein MKKKFLVILVLFVVIAASGGIYFKKRSGAYDVNEEKKVVVNIPSGSGTDSIADILSDAKLIKNKLVFKINVKMSGKASQFKAGEYQFDQSYTNDEIIDDIAAGKIHHSGPKVTVKEGATSAEIIDELVKKKLGIKENYEKLINNPDEFRDKYEFLKDKNIKSLEGFLYPSTYFCSEGESEREVLSRMLNKFDEIYKYKIKPEMEKHKDLNFYDVMKMASIVEKEAVLDEDRPLIASVFYNRLAKDMLLQSDATVQYAFKERKKVVSYNDLKVESPYNSYKYKGLPPTPIANPAWESIEAAINPAATEYLYFVAKEDGGGNNYAKTYEEHLKYEKQYKEQREKKKQETQNKESEAN, encoded by the coding sequence ATGAAAAAAAAGTTTTTAGTTATTTTGGTACTTTTTGTTGTAATAGCAGCATCTGGGGGTATATATTTTAAAAAGCGGTCTGGTGCATATGATGTAAATGAAGAAAAAAAGGTAGTAGTAAACATTCCATCTGGCTCTGGAACAGATAGTATAGCTGATATACTTAGTGATGCAAAACTTATAAAAAATAAATTAGTATTTAAGATAAATGTAAAAATGAGTGGCAAGGCATCTCAATTTAAAGCTGGAGAATATCAATTTGATCAATCATATACAAATGATGAGATTATAGATGATATAGCAGCAGGAAAGATACATCATTCTGGTCCTAAAGTTACTGTAAAAGAGGGAGCTACTTCTGCTGAGATAATAGACGAGTTAGTTAAGAAAAAACTTGGTATTAAGGAAAATTACGAAAAACTTATAAACAATCCAGATGAGTTTAGAGATAAGTATGAGTTTTTAAAAGATAAGAACATAAAAAGTTTAGAAGGATTTCTTTATCCTAGCACATATTTCTGCTCTGAAGGAGAGAGTGAAAGAGAAGTACTTTCTAGAATGCTTAATAAATTCGATGAAATATACAAATATAAAATAAAACCAGAAATGGAAAAACACAAAGACCTTAACTTCTACGATGTTATGAAAATGGCATCTATAGTAGAAAAAGAGGCTGTTTTAGATGAGGATAGACCTCTTATTGCGAGTGTATTCTACAATAGATTAGCAAAAGATATGCTACTTCAATCTGATGCTACAGTTCAGTATGCGTTTAAGGAAAGAAAAAAGGTTGTTAGCTACAATGATTTAAAGGTTGAATCACCATACAATTCATATAAATACAAAGGGCTACCACCTACACCTATAGCAAACCCAGCCTGGGAATCAATAGAAGCAGCTATAAACCCTGCTGCTACAGAGTATTTATACTTTGTAGCTAAAGAAGATGGTGGAGGAAATAATTACGCTAAAACTTATGAAGAGCATTTAAAATACGAAAAACAGTATAAAGAACAGAGAGAAAAAAAGAAACAGGAAACTCAGAATAAAGAATCTGAGGCAAATTAA
- a CDS encoding O-methyltransferase has translation MSNIVNDLVEEYIRETLAEKDGLLKELEDYAHENSVPIIHKEVSDLLKVILKIHRPKRILEIGCAIGYSSIFFASVLGGDVEIITTERNEVMIEKAKENIKRAGLEDKITILEGDAEETLKTIDGEFDMIFIDAAKGQYQLFFDLVIDRLKKGGLVVSDNILYKGMVAHDDFVVRRKKTIVKRMRNYLDYICTCDYLSTSLIPIGDGVALSYKEGERK, from the coding sequence ATGAGCAATATAGTAAACGACCTTGTTGAAGAATATATAAGGGAAACACTAGCTGAAAAAGATGGGTTACTCAAAGAATTAGAAGATTATGCCCACGAAAATAGTGTACCTATAATTCACAAAGAGGTATCAGATCTTTTAAAAGTTATATTAAAAATACATAGACCTAAGAGAATACTAGAAATAGGTTGTGCAATAGGGTATTCGTCAATATTCTTTGCATCTGTATTAGGTGGGGATGTTGAAATTATAACTACTGAAAGAAATGAAGTTATGATAGAAAAAGCAAAAGAAAACATAAAAAGAGCAGGACTTGAGGATAAGATAACTATTCTTGAAGGAGATGCTGAAGAAACATTAAAAACAATAGATGGAGAATTTGATATGATCTTCATAGATGCAGCAAAAGGTCAGTATCAGTTATTCTTTGATCTTGTAATAGATAGACTAAAAAAAGGTGGACTTGTAGTTTCAGATAATATACTTTACAAAGGAATGGTTGCTCACGACGATTTCGTTGTAAGAAGAAAGAAAACAATAGTTAAGAGAATGAGAAATTATCTGGATTATATATGCACTTGTGATTATTTAAGCACATCTCTAATACCAATAGGAGACGGTGTAGCGTTAAGTTATAAAGAAGGAGAGAGAAAGTAA